The DNA region GTCGGCGCCCAGATCGTCGATGAAGGAGGCTTGCTCCACCACCTTCGTCTCCTCAACACCCAGGTGGTCCACAACGATCTTCTTCACGCGCTCGGCGATGTCGCTCATCTTTTAAGACCTTCCAATCCTTGAAACCGCTCGGGATAATCCGGTCGGAGCAACACGCGAAGAACGTGCCGTCCTGCCGCGAAAAGCCCCGTCCGATAACACATTTCAGCAGCCTTGACCAGCATCCGCAAGGGAACCCGGTTGGCGCCGTTCCACAGGTGACGATACCGTCCCGTCAGATCCTCATCAGATCATGGCCATGCCGCCGTTGATGTGCAGCGTCTGGCCGGTGACGTAGGCGGCCTCCTCGCTCGCGAGGTACACGACCCCGGCGGCGATCTCGTCCGACTGGCCCATGCGGCCAGCCGGGATGGCGGGGAGCAGCTTCTGCTTCTGCTCGTCGTTCAGCGCGTCGGTCATGGCCGTGGCGATGAAACCCGGCGCGACGCAATTGACGGTGATGTTGCGCGAGGCCAATTCGGCCGCCAGCGACTTCGACATGCCGATCAGGCCGGCCTTCGACGCGGCGTAGTTCGCCTGACCCGGGTTGCCGGTGACCCCGACGACCGACGTGATGTTGATGATGCGGCCCCAGCGGCGCTTCATCATGCCGCGCATCGCGGCCCGCGACAGACGGAAGGCCGCCGTCAGGTTGACGTCGATGACCGACTGCCAGTCCTCGTCCTTCAGCCGCATCGCGATCTGGTCGCGGGTCAGGCCGGCATTGTTGACGAGGATGTCGATCTTGCCCAGCGCCGCTTCGGCATCCTTGAACAGCTGTTCGGTCGCCGCGGCCTCGGCAAGGTTGCCGGGCACGACGACGGCGCGCTCGCCCAATTCGGCGGCCAGCGTCTCCAGAGGAGCGACACGGGTGCCGGACAGCGCGACGGTGGCGCCCTGGGCATGCAGCGCACGGGCGATCGACGCGCCGATGCCGCCGGACGCGCCGGTGACGAGGGCCGACTTGCCGGTCAGGTCAAACATGGATGGCCTCACGAGGCTGATGTGTCACGGGGTGAGGATCAGAGGGTCTTCAGGAACGACTCGACATCGGCGGGCGTGCCGACCGACACCGCCGCCAGATCCTTGTCGATACGCTTGGCCAACCCAGCCAGCACCTTGCCGGAGCCGACCTCGACCAGCCGCTCGACACCCTGCTCCTTCATGGAGAGCACGCATTCGCGCCAGCGGACCATGCCGGTCACCTGTTCGACCAGCAGACGGCGGATGGCGTTGGGATCGGACACCGCCGACGCGGTGACGTTCGCCACGACCGGAACCACCGGCGCGGAGATGGTCACGTTCCCCAGGGCCTCCGCCATCGCGTCGGCGGCCGGCTGCATCAGCGCGCAATGGAAGGGGGCGGATACCGGCAGGCGCACCGAGCGCTTCAGCCCACGTTCCGCCGCCAGCACGATCGCGCGGTCAATGGCGTCGGCGCCGCCGGAAATAACCACCTGTCCGACCGAATTGTCGTTGGCGATGCTGCACACCTCGCCCTGGGCGGCATCGGCGGCGATCGCCCGCGCCTGCTCCAGGTCGGCGCCCAGCAGGGCCGCCATGGCGCCCTTGCCGACCGGAACCGCCTTCTGCATCGCCTGACCGCGCAGCTTGAGAAGGCGCGCGGTATCGGCCAGCGAGAAGGCGCCGGCGGCGCAGAGCGCGGAATATTCGCCCAGCGAGTGACCGGCGACGAAGCTGGCATGCCTGGACAGGTCGACCCCGCCTTCGCTCGCCAAGACCCGCATCACCGCGACACTGACCGCCATCAGGGCGGGCTGGGCATTCTCCGTCAGGGTCAGGTCGGCCTCGGGTCCCTCGACCATCAGGCGCGACAGCCTCTGGTTCAGCGCGTCATCGACCTCCTCAAAGGTGTGACGAGCGACTTCGAACGCCTCGGCGAGTTCGCGGCCCATGCCGACGGCCTGGCTGCCTTGCCCCGGAAAGACGAACGCCCTGGTCATGCTTCGGTGAAACCCTGGATGATTGCGCCCCGCCCCTGCGGCGGCACCATGGATTGGGCGACAGTCATACCCTCACTTTTTAGCAAGTCAAGCGACGCGCGATGACCAAAGCGACAATGATGCGATAAAACGCCACGTATTGAGGCAGATCGCCCACGAAAAACCGCCATCGACAGGGGGTTGTTCGTGGGGAGATCAGGGACATGGCGCGCCGGGTCTTTCACCGTCTGCCGCAGCGCAAATCAAAGGCCCGCGGTCACGCCTTGCCCATCAGCGCGACTCCGGTCCAAGGCCTGATCCGCGCCAGCGCCTCCAACACCATCGGCCCCATCAGGCCCGAAAGCAGCGCCGCGCAGAAAATCACGCCATCCCTGGCATCCAGCCGGTGCAGGACCAAGCGGGCGCCGGCGGCGAACAGGGCGTGATGCAGGTAAATGGCGTAGGAGGAATCCCCCACGATGCGGAAAACCCGGCTCGACGGCATGGCGTGCAGAAGGGTCACCGCGCCGCCCATGCCACACAGGAGGGCGACACCGCTGTTCCAGCCGAAATGGGGCAGAAGGCCCCACAGCGACGCCTGATGAAGGGTGACGCCGATCGCAAGGGCGCCACCCGCCATGCCCAGCATGGCCTGACGTGGCGCCATGGCCCGGAACCGGGTCACGCCGACCCCCAGCAGGAAATGGGGCAGCAGGAAACAGGCCTCGTTCACCGACATCATGTTCGAGTCGCTGTGGGCCGTCAGACAGGTCGCCACCGCCGCCGCCATGGCCAACGCGAACCCGCCCGGCCTGTCCATGGCATGAAACGCGTCGAGCAGCGCCACCACGGCGAAAATCAGGAACAGCGCCTGCAAATACCAGAAGTGGGCATAGGAGAAGACATAGATCCGCCACATCGAGTCGGGAGCGAAGCTGCCGTTCGCACCGGGCACGTGGATCTGTAGAAGATAGAAGAGTGTCGACACCACCAGGAACGGGATCCCCAGGCGGCGCGACTTCTTGACGAAGAAGGTTCCCAGCCGGCCGTCCCCGACCGGGTTCAGCGCGTAGACGAGTCCCGAGATGAAGGTGAAGAGCGGCATCCGGATCAGCTCGAAGCTGTCGGTGGCATAGCGGTAGATCGACCCGTCCGCCACCTGCATTCCGGTTCCCGGAATGCCGACGACGTGATAGGCGACCAGCAGGATGCAGGCCAGCCCCCTCAATTCCACGACATGATAAGGCAATATGGTCTTGCGCATGGCATCTCCGGGCCGCGGACAGTCATCCGCTGGCGGAGAGCGGTCGGAGGTGAGCCCCGAAACTCCGCCTGGGCGGCAGCTCGAAGATGGCGTCCGCGCCGGTCGATTGCACTTCGGTCAAATGCGTCGAATCATATCCCGAGCGATATCCACGGCCGCACAGCGGCTACCCAGCCCATGCCGGGCTCCGCACGGCCGGGTTCATCCGGGTGGCGTCCGCCGGCGCGAACGGAGTTTTTTGAAGCGACACGGAGGCTGGCCGATTTTGGCTTGCCCCCGCCGCCGGTCTGTGCATACTGCGCCGCTTCATAACTCCTTGCCGGCGGCCCGCCGTCGGTTAGGCCCGGGCGGCTGATCCGATCCATGAGGGATGGGGCGCAGCGCCGGACCATGAACAGCCATGGGGAGTGCAATGGCACTTTACGAGTGCGTGCTGATCGCGCGCCAGGACATTTCGGCCGCCCAGGCCGAGCAGCTCTCTGAGCAGTTCGCCCAGATCGTCCGCGACAACGGCGGCACGATCGCCAAGAGCGAATACTGGGGTCTGAAGACCCTCACCTACAAGATCAAGAAGAACCGCAAGGGTCACTACACCCTCTTCAACATCGACGCGCCGGCCGCCGCCGTCGCCGAGATGGAGCGGAACATGAGCATCAGCGAAGATGTGCTGCGCTTCATGACCGTGCGTGTCGACGCCCTTGATGCCAACCCGTCGGCGATGATGCAGAGCCGCAACGAGCGTGGTGAGCGCGGCGAGCGTGGCGACCGCGGCCCGCGTCGCTTCGACGACCGTGGCCCGCGTCCGCCGCGCCGTCAGGAAAACGTTGCCGCCGCCGAAGGGGAGACCGCGTAAATGTCCGACAAGCAGACCACGGGCGCTCCCGCCCGCACCGGCGGTGCCCGCCGTCCGTTCTTCCGCCGCCGCAAGACCTGCCCGTTCTCGGGCGCGAACGCTCCGGCGATCGACTACAAGGACGTCAAGCTGCTGTCCCGCTTCATCTCCGAGCGCGGGAAGATCGTCCCGAGCCGCATCACCGCGGTCTCGACGAAGAAGCAGCGCGAACTGGCCCGCGCCATCAAGCGCGCCCGTTTCCTGGCCCTTCTCCCCTATGTGGTGAAGTAAGCCCGGCAACGGCCGATCTGTTTCGGTGAAGGTTCAATAAGGGGTTTCCATGGCCTTGGGTCCGGCCGTACCGCTGGTGATCGCCGTCGGCGGCGGGCTGGCAAGCGCGTTCTTCTACCTGTCGGTCACGTTCGGCGGGTTCGGCGCGCTGATCCTCGGCTATCTGGCCCCCCTGCCCCTGTTCCTGACGGGACTGTGGCTGGGGGCGCCGGCGGTGGCGCTGGCCGGTTTGGCCGGCGCCTTCGCGGTGATGCTGGGCACCTCCGGCAGCATGCTGGTGGCATTGTCCTATCTGGTGACCGGGGCCGCCCCGGTGATCCTGGTGGTCAGACAATCGCTGTTGGCACGGTCGCGGGGGGATGGAAGCCTGGAATGGTATCCACCCGGCCGGGTCCTGATGGGCCTGACCGGGATGGGTGTGGCGGCGCTGCTCGCCGCGGTGATCCTGACGCTCGGCGAGCCCGGTGGGCTTGAAGGGCTGATGCGGCAGACACTGGCACGCGTTGTCGAGCCGGTGTTCCGCGCGCAGGGCCAACCGGCCCCGGATCCCGAGGCGTTCTGGGTCGCCGCCATCCTGCCGGGTCTCGTTGCGGTCTCATGGCTTGTCATGACGATCGTCAACGCGGTGCTGGCGCAGGGGGCGCTGATGCGGTTCGGCCGCAACCGGCGCCCCGCCATGCGTCTGGCCGAGCTGGAGTTGCCCAACTGGTTGGCACCGCTGTTCGCGGTGTCGGTCGCGGCGGCTTCGGTCGTACCGGGAACCGCAGGGTTCCTGGCGGTCAATCTGGCGCTGATCCTGGCGGTGCCATTCGCCTTCGCCGGGCTTTCGGTGGTTCATGTATTCGCCAGCAGCAAATCGGCGCGCACGCTGATCCTCGTTGGCTTCTACATGATGCTGTTTCTCTTCGGGTGGCCGATCCTGCTTTTGGTCGGCCTGGGCATGATCGAGCAATGGATCGGGCTGCGCCGCCGGTTTTCCCCCGCGGCCCCCGGTCAGGAGGACGAGTGATGGAAGTTATTCTGCTGGAACGGGTTGAGAAGCTCGGCCAGATGGGCCAGGTCGTCAATGTGCGTCCCGGCTTCGCCCGCAACTATCTGCTGCCGCAGAAGAAGGCCATGCGCGCCACCAAGGCGAACCTGGCGGTCTTCGAGAAGCAGAAGGCCCACCTTGAGGCCGTGAACCTGGAGCGCCGCAAGGACGCGGAGCAGGTTGCGACCAAGATGGACAACGTGTCGGTCGTCGTGATCCGTCAGGCCGCCGAGACCGGCGTCCTGTACGGTTCGGTGACCACCCGCGACGTCTCCGACGCGCTGACCGCCGCCGGCTACAAGACCGACCGCAAGCAGGTCCAGATCGACACCCCGATCAAGACCCTGGGTCTGTTCAAGCTGCGCGTCGTGCTGCATCCGGAAGTCTCGATCACGGTGACGGTCAACGTCGCCCGTTCGGCCGAGGAGGCCGAACTGCAGGCCCAGCGTGGTGGCATGATCACCGCCGCCGATCTGCGTGACGATGACGAGGAAGAAGAGACCTACGTCGAAGAGGCCGCGACCGAGGAAGAGGAGGGCTGATCGCCCTTCCGCCGACGGAGTTCCGGGGGGGTCTCCCCAGTGATTTCGACGGCACCGCCCGCACCGCTCGTCCGGAAGCCGCCCACCCCACCCGGGGTTGGGCGGTTTTCCGTATCGCGGCCGTGGATATCCGAAGCCGCCGAGCGCCGACCAGACTGTATGCATACACCC from Azospirillum sp. B510 includes:
- the fabG gene encoding 3-oxoacyl-[acyl-carrier-protein] reductase — its product is MFDLTGKSALVTGASGGIGASIARALHAQGATVALSGTRVAPLETLAAELGERAVVVPGNLAEAAATEQLFKDAEAALGKIDILVNNAGLTRDQIAMRLKDEDWQSVIDVNLTAAFRLSRAAMRGMMKRRWGRIINITSVVGVTGNPGQANYAASKAGLIGMSKSLAAELASRNITVNCVAPGFIATAMTDALNDEQKQKLLPAIPAGRMGQSDEIAAGVVYLASEEAAYVTGQTLHINGGMAMI
- the fabD gene encoding ACP S-malonyltransferase; translated protein: MTRAFVFPGQGSQAVGMGRELAEAFEVARHTFEEVDDALNQRLSRLMVEGPEADLTLTENAQPALMAVSVAVMRVLASEGGVDLSRHASFVAGHSLGEYSALCAAGAFSLADTARLLKLRGQAMQKAVPVGKGAMAALLGADLEQARAIAADAAQGEVCSIANDNSVGQVVISGGADAIDRAIVLAAERGLKRSVRLPVSAPFHCALMQPAADAMAEALGNVTISAPVVPVVANVTASAVSDPNAIRRLLVEQVTGMVRWRECVLSMKEQGVERLVEVGSGKVLAGLAKRIDKDLAAVSVGTPADVESFLKTL
- a CDS encoding acyltransferase family protein; the protein is MRKTILPYHVVELRGLACILLVAYHVVGIPGTGMQVADGSIYRYATDSFELIRMPLFTFISGLVYALNPVGDGRLGTFFVKKSRRLGIPFLVVSTLFYLLQIHVPGANGSFAPDSMWRIYVFSYAHFWYLQALFLIFAVVALLDAFHAMDRPGGFALAMAAAVATCLTAHSDSNMMSVNEACFLLPHFLLGVGVTRFRAMAPRQAMLGMAGGALAIGVTLHQASLWGLLPHFGWNSGVALLCGMGGAVTLLHAMPSSRVFRIVGDSSYAIYLHHALFAAGARLVLHRLDARDGVIFCAALLSGLMGPMVLEALARIRPWTGVALMGKA
- the rpsF gene encoding 30S ribosomal protein S6; the protein is MALYECVLIARQDISAAQAEQLSEQFAQIVRDNGGTIAKSEYWGLKTLTYKIKKNRKGHYTLFNIDAPAAAVAEMERNMSISEDVLRFMTVRVDALDANPSAMMQSRNERGERGERGDRGPRRFDDRGPRPPRRQENVAAAEGETA
- the rpsR gene encoding 30S ribosomal protein S18; the protein is MSDKQTTGAPARTGGARRPFFRRRKTCPFSGANAPAIDYKDVKLLSRFISERGKIVPSRITAVSTKKQRELARAIKRARFLALLPYVVK
- a CDS encoding DUF2232 domain-containing protein codes for the protein MALGPAVPLVIAVGGGLASAFFYLSVTFGGFGALILGYLAPLPLFLTGLWLGAPAVALAGLAGAFAVMLGTSGSMLVALSYLVTGAAPVILVVRQSLLARSRGDGSLEWYPPGRVLMGLTGMGVAALLAAVILTLGEPGGLEGLMRQTLARVVEPVFRAQGQPAPDPEAFWVAAILPGLVAVSWLVMTIVNAVLAQGALMRFGRNRRPAMRLAELELPNWLAPLFAVSVAAASVVPGTAGFLAVNLALILAVPFAFAGLSVVHVFASSKSARTLILVGFYMMLFLFGWPILLLVGLGMIEQWIGLRRRFSPAAPGQEDE
- the rplI gene encoding 50S ribosomal protein L9; protein product: MEVILLERVEKLGQMGQVVNVRPGFARNYLLPQKKAMRATKANLAVFEKQKAHLEAVNLERRKDAEQVATKMDNVSVVVIRQAAETGVLYGSVTTRDVSDALTAAGYKTDRKQVQIDTPIKTLGLFKLRVVLHPEVSITVTVNVARSAEEAELQAQRGGMITAADLRDDDEEEETYVEEAATEEEEG